In Hevea brasiliensis isolate MT/VB/25A 57/8 chromosome 13, ASM3005281v1, whole genome shotgun sequence, a single genomic region encodes these proteins:
- the LOC110660782 gene encoding mitochondrial import receptor subunit TOM5 homolog — MADSAISLEKLKAFWHSQIHDEEKWALNMKLLRAGGLFAGSIFLMRNYGDLMAI; from the exons ATGGCTGATTCTGCGATTTCTCTTGAGAAGCTGAAAGCTTTTTGGCACTCTCAAATTCACGATGAAGAGAAGTGGGCCCTCAACATG AAATTGCTTCGAGCTGGTGGACTGTTTGCAGGATCCATTTTTCTGATGCGGAATTATGGTGATCTCATGGCAATATAA